The window GGATATTTACTGCAAGTAAATCATGAGCAGTGTAGAAGTGTTCTACATGTGGAGTTCAGCAATGATATATACAAAACGAATGAAGAAGTGCAACTTTTAGAAGATAATGATGAAACTGATGCCTATGCCGGTCTATCCGATAGAGAGACTACTGATAGAGAGGCTACTGATAGAGATGCTACTGATAGAGAGGCTCCTGATACAGAGGGTGGTGAAGAATATGGTACTGATGAATATGGTACTGAGAGAGATGGTAATGATGGTGTGCTCACATTCTACGAAGACGTTGCGATGCATGAGAATTTAACCGAAAGAGATGAGCATGTGTTTGGAGATACAGAAGTAAGACCATCAGTTGAAGTCACACCTGTTGTTTATAAGACTCGGGATGATGGTATGGATTTGGTTTTAAACCAAGAATTTAGATCTAAGGAGGAAGCACAAGTTCATATTCAGACGGCTTCTCATCAGAAATGTTTTGAGTATGACATAATTAAGTCGGACAGAGTGAGGTATGTGATAAAATGCCGAGGAGCAAAAGACGGCTGCAAGTGGTTTGTGCGAGTTGCAAAGCTAGTGAACTCAGATCGTTGGACGGTTAGAAGTTACATCAAGCAGCATACATGTTCTGTTGTTACGACAAGAACACTGCCTAATAGAAGGAGAGGCACACCACAAATCGTTGCGGCTATGTTGGCTCAAGATTATCCCGGTAGTTTTGACACACCAGTTCCCACTACTCTGGTCGATTTGGTTCATCGTAGGATTGGTGTGCATGTATCATACCCAACAGCATggagagaaagaagacaagcTGCTAATGAAGTGCGAGGAAGTCCAGAAGAGAGCTTTTCTTTATTACACAGTTACATGTACATGCTCGAAAAGACGAATCCTGACACTGTAACTCGTGTGGTAGTGGATGAGGCCAACAAATTTAAGTATCTGTTTTTTGCCTTGGGAGCTAGCATAGAAGGGTTCAGCGCGATGAGGAAAGTCCTCATTGTGGATGCAACACACCTCAAGAATGTTTATGGTGGAGTTCTATTTGTTGCGGCTGCTCAGGATCCTGATCATCACACCTACCCAATTGCTTTCGGTGTAGCAGATGGTGAAAAAAATGATAGCTGGATGTGGTTTATGGAACAGTTGAAATCAGTGATAGGAGATGTCCCGGGATTGGTATTTCTTTCAGATAGAAACAAAAGCTTGATCAATGCAGTAGGTGCAGTGTTCCCTCAGGCCGCTCATGGGTATTGTATATGGCATTTGTCTCAAAATGTTAAAGGCCACGTCCGTAACCACAGAGACACTTGTGCATTTAAGTTTATGGAGTGCGCACACGCTTATACAGTGGCTGAGTTCTTGAACCTTTATGATGCTTTTCGCAGAAGGTATCCTTCTGCAGCGGAGTATCTTGACAAAAATGTTGAAGAGAGGAAATGGGCTAGATGTTACTTTGAAGGAGATAGGTACAATGTTGACACCACCAATTCAGTGGAATCTTTTAATGGTGTAATTAAGGAAGCAAGAAAGTTCACCTTGCTACCAATGTTTGATGTCATCATTGCAAAAATGGCTGAATGGTTTAATAAACATAGGAAAGAGGCAGCTGAGATACCACCTACACTAAAGCTTGTGCCTATTGTGGAAACAGAAATGTCCAAAAGATGTGTTGATGGAGGGTTTCTTGAGGTTGATGAGTTAAACAGTTTCCATCTTGAGTACAGTGTGAAAGGTAGTGATGGGAAGGTTTATACCGTTGATATGGCTATGTTCACTTGCAGCTGTGAGCAAGAGAGAAGAAACTGAAACGCATCGTTTAAGTTTATGAACTGGGTTATACCCATATGTGTTTGGATGGGTCGGGTTTGGATGGTTGGATTATGTAATTATCTGATTTAGTTAGGGTTGTATATGTATTTAACacgtttttgtatttaaaaaaaaatagaaaacaaattatattttaatgatggGAGAAGTTAGAGCTTTTCAAAGGTCCCAGGGGCGTCTGAGAATAAAGTCCCCCTTTTATCTATCACACACTCATGTAACTTTCAATAGCACTTGTCATGCATTGATCCTCTTAGAtttgatcaaataaaataaataaaattagatttttgaaaaaacaattaATGTTTTCTCTGAAGGAAATTTTTTAGGACATTGATGGATGGTTGAAGACAAATTCAAATTTGTGAGAGCAACTACTTAAATTGGCAGAAGTAAGATAGTTTCAAGTGAATTACTCAAGTGTGTTCTTCTCACCGCTTCGCCTATGTGCTTCCCATGTCATTTTCCATGTGCTTTCATTAACCTTTTCATTTCTTATATACATCCCTTTTTAGTAGTCCAttcaatttataatttattttagtaaccAAGTGTCATCAAATTTCGAATTTTGACGGGAATGTTATGAAGACGATACATTATGGTGGGTGACTATAATGATCAGGATGACTTTtaagatttttatatgtttcttTTAACGTATGCTATTTGATGAAAATGGTATATTGTAAATACCTTAAACTATTATAATAAGTCCATGCCATAATCTTGAAACAGTTAGATGCAACCTAATCAACAACATtctttctccaaaaaaaaaattaatcaactatatatattttattttattttcttacaaaaaaaactatatatttttatacttgTGATTTGTGATTTTGGAGATGTTATTAGTAGTAAATAGTTAGGAGAGAAACATTTTAGTTGGTGGTTTGCCTTTTTATACTATATCAGTATATCAACATGCAACTCACCATCTCTCAAAGAGGTCACAGGGAATGTCTTGCGACATTTCTGACCTGGTTCGCGCCATTATCTGCCTTGGCATAATGGTATCAGAGTCTAATTCTCAGACTTGCGTTATGATAAATCGAATCCTTGTTTATCATTGATTGTTTTAAGAAATCTGGAAAACATCTTCTCATAATGTCTACCTCAAACCCTACATCCATTGATTCTCAGTTTGCAATTTCTACTTTCCCTCGAAGTAAAAGCCGTTCTTCCTCTTCAAAAATAGATTTCCTATATGAAATCGAATATGTTCCGGGCGACCAACTACCCGAAACAACCCTTTCCCTTGTAAACCCATAtgaatattttacaaaaaagcCTAGCGTCTTTTCAGTTAAAGGTGTTCGAGATCTCATAAAACCTTCATCAAGTCGGAAAGTCATGGAATATGTCCAGTCCAGCAAATTCTCATCTTGTCAGATTCCAGCTACAGAAGAAGAGCAATTCATCTCTCTAAACATCCCAGAAAACCTACCTAGGTTATGGCAGCAACAAGGCTATACTCATCTTCACTTTGGTGTAGTACGAATTGGGTTAACCTTACATGCGAGAAAAGGTTTACCTGTCATTGCTCGTATAGCTTTAATCGACTCTCGATTAAAGTCCTACCAGCAAGCGTGCATTGGAACGGTTCAGACAACATTAAACGCAGGAACAATATTTATAACATTGTTTCCAAACTTTAATGTTTCTTTACAAGACCCAAATCTCTTAAAAACGCTTAAAGTTCAACTTCAACTGGTTGGAGCACCTATGCAAGAAAAAAGTGTAGCAGCTACCTTGCATCATCAAATAGTCTACCGGATTCAGGACCACGCACTTGATCTTGTACTTCCCTCGTCAGACGAAGCTCTATACCTCGAAGTCACTTCATCTTCTCAAGCGCCAAACTCGATACAAATCCCTCGACAAATTTTTCGTGAAGAACTATTGCGCCGACTGCCGGAGTCATGGGTAACAAGTTACGAGAAGCTTCATCAAGCTACCCAGTCACCCATTCAATCATCTGAAGTCAGCTTTCACTCTCGAAATGATGGAACAACCGAAATCAAATTCGAAAAACCCCGATCATCTTTCCGAAAGCAGTTGTTCACTCAGTTCGCAATACAGATTGATGAACGAAGCTTCCACGGTCCAGCAAAAGaacaaaatccaaaaccaaGTTCTTTTGAAAAAGATGGAACTGTGATATATCCTTACATTGCTAATTCAACGTTTGTTCATGTGCTGCTTGTGATGAAGCAAGCTACAGCTACGAATCTGATGAAGATATTCGCATACGTCGAAGAAAAAAGAAGGACCCACTCTACAAAAGATATCTCGAAGGAGACACTTCTGTTGGTCCACTTGGTGAAGGAAAGTACGACTTTATAGTTCAATACTCTGAAGAGAAGGATGAACCAAGGCAGCAAATCATGATGATCAACCCCAAGGACTTCCCGCCACAAGAAGAATTTTTAAAGAACAATGTTGCACATTGTCCAAAAATTCTTTCTCAAACCGTGGACTCATCTGGTCCTAGCCAGTTAAGTCAAGCGGAGAAGGTTCTCAACTGGCAAACAGAAAATTCACTGGCACAAAATCAACTCTTATCGACCATAAATCATAAGGTTGATCAATTGGCAGAAGAATACAATAGCAGATTACTCAGCCTCCAAAAATCAATCACTGATATACACGGACGACTAGGCAATCTCCATCAAGAAATGATGACCACGGCAAAACAAATGATGGCAAACACAACCCAATTTCGCAACAAAGAAGCAGAGACAACTAGTCTTAAATATCAGTTACGAGATCTCCAAAGATGTCTAGAAAGCATGGTTCAAAACCAGCAAGCTAATACGTACTTTGATCCCCTTGGTGGCACACCTTCAAGCATACCAATGTACCAAGGATCCTACTCACCTGGCTTCCTTTTTGGTCAACAAACACAAAAAACAAGATCTCCAGTTCCGAGCTTTCTGTCCTCTGATGAAGTCTTTACATCTCGTTATGGTTCGACTTCAACCAACTATCATACCAAGACGACTCGATCCAAGCCTCGACGCTCAAAAGAATCGGAATTTCAAGTCAACCCTAGTAAGAAACCGACTCTTACATCTTCCTCCAGTCATGAGTCAGTAGAAGAcagcaaaaagaaagaaaatgacatTGGAATAATCAAATTTTCAATGGCCAATCTGCTCAATAACCTTAGTGAAATTCCGGAATTGCCTGTTCAAAAGGATCAACAACCCTTGTCTTCCAGACAGATTACGAGAATTAGTCACTATTCAGACATAAATTCCAGTGACTATGAGACCGAATCAAATGATAGTTCCCTACCAAGACAATTTGCAATCGGAGAAGGGTCAAGTACTCCAAAGAAAGAACCAGATATCAACGAAGTCTATTCCAGCGATGAAGAGATGAACTATGCGCCTCCAAATCAACCTCCAAATCAAGAGATTCCAACGAAgcaattttcttcaaaaattatGGTGTTCACTTTTGATGATATACCATTTGAAAAGTGGAATGATCGTCTCGACGAGTTTCATGCGTGGATGAATTCTGAAGCTATCACATCCCCTTTGCAATTGGTGATCCAGCAGTTCACAGCAAGACTATCTGGTGCCCTTAAAGAATGGTGGAATTCACTTGGCGAATATAAACAGCAGCAAGTATATCAAACAACAATACCATTGCTTCTTGGAGAAATCCATAGAGAATTCATTGGTACACCCACACACCAGAAAGAGCAACTACAAGAAGAATTCTTCTCAGCAAAGTGCTGTTCGTTAAGAAAGAAAGATCTTTCAAAACACTTTGAAAGACAGACACGAAGATACTACGCGCTAAATGGCCTTAACAATCCAAGCCTGAAGCACGTATACCTCTCCTCCATCGACGATTATCTTAGTCAGCAGACTAAGCTCTACATTAGAGATCAAGGTCAAACAATAGAAGACATTTCCATCGGACAAATACAGCAATATGTCTTCAGAACGTTGGATAAACTCTGCAAACAAAAAGAATTCTGGACAGAGTTTATGGATAGATCAAAGCAACTATCGACCCGGTTCGCGCCATCCGGTCGATGATTTTAGATCCATCCGGTCAAGAAGACCCGGTTCGCGCCATCGCATTCATAGACACCGGAGCCCACACAACGATCATTAATCCCAAGATTCTTTCTCCGTCGATGTGGCTACCTCATCAGCAAGAATTTCGAGTCGCTAACTCAGGTTCATTGACAATAAAGCTCAAGTCAAAACCTATCAGAATCGAGCTCTTCCCCGGTTGTCATATTACTACAGAAGTCCTTGGCTCTACGGCACCTGGAAAAGATCTAATACTGGAATGGGATTCATGTTATGCCTTCAAGAAAAAATTCGATATCTCTATCGAACCGCACGGATTGAAATGGAGAAGTCTCTTCAAAGCATTCACGTCAATTCCGCGACTTTTCGCAATTGAAGGATTAATTTCTCAAGAATTTACAAAGATCAAGGAGAAGTTGACGGAGATTTCTTGTGCAGACTCTCATACAGAATTCCTACAGAAATGTAATAACCCGCTGTGGTTGAATGCGGAGTTCTTTGTTTCTTTGCCATTCAAAGAAAACATACAAACAACTCCGACTAAGGCGAGTCATGCAGGAATGCCACCAACCCTACTGCAACAAGCGAATGAAGAATGCGACCAGCTAGTACAACAAGGAGTAGTCTCTGCAACCAACTCGCCATGGGCATGCAAAGCCTTTTACGTTAACAATCGTGCATAACAAGCAAGAGGAAAGCTAAGACTAGTCATCGACTACAAACCACTGAATCAGTATCTACAAGACATCAAATTTCCGCTACCAAACAAAATGGTGCTTCTTCAACATCTTCAAGAGGCAactattttctcaaaatttgatCTTAAGTCGGGATTCTGGCAACTTGGCGTTCATCCTGAAGAAAGATACAAAACTGCGTTTTGTCTTCCTAATCGTCATCTGCAGTGGAACGTCTTACCTTTCGGACTCAAGACCGCACCATCATTATTCCAACAAGCGATGCTTCGTATATTCAAGCCTCTACTTCATACGGCCTTAATTTATATTGATGACATACTGTTGTTCTCGTCTACCGAAACCAAGCACATTCAGCTTCTTCAGCAATTTCAAAGCATTGTCATTCAATATGGAATCATGCTTTCGGCCCGAAAAATGGTCATAGCCCAGCCCAAAATCGACTTCCTTGGAATGCAAATCACAGATGGCAACTTTACGCCTCAGGCCCATCTGGCTACAACGCTCTTAGATTTTCCCGACGAAAATCTCACAAAACGACAAGTCCAACAATTCCTCGGTGTAATCAATTATGTTAGCGACTTTATCCCGCAACTTTCGCAGCTGACAAGACCCCTACAGAAAATGCTAACGAAGAATCCACCACAATGGACAAACCGACAAACTGAAGCTGTCAGAAGCCTAAAAATAGAGGTGCAGAAGCTACCGCCTTTAAAGATTCCCTCCACTGGAACACGCATTTTACAGACTGACGCGAGTGACAAATATTAGGGAGCCATTTTATTCGAAGAAATAAATGGAAAACATCAAATCTGTGGATATAAAAGTGGACGCTTTAAAGATTCTGAGATGCATTATCACTCTACTTTCAAAGAAATACTGGCCGTCAAAAAGGTCATCGAGAAGTTCGAGTTCCATCTGATAGGACACCGATTTCACATCGAAATGGACATGTCATCTTTTCCAAAGATGTTACAATTCAAGCAGAAGATGGTCCCACATCAGCAATTATTACGATGGAGCGAATGGTTCTCAAAATACGATTTCGAATCCGTCTATTTAAAGGGCTCAAAGAATACTCTCGCAGATATGCTCAGCAGGAGTCCAGTAAAAGAAATACAAATAATGGAGAGCTCTTCCACAAAAAGCTACTATGACTTCGCCTCAAACATACCCGACGACGCTCATTCGCTTATCAACAAAGAAACCCTACAGGAGCACCTCCGCAACAAGATTTTTGCCTATCAATCCATCATCATGTCAAGATACGGATCCCATAATCATCTTATTTCACCTATGGGAATTCACCCGGACTACCCGTTCGCTCATCTCTACAGAATCGAAAACGCTTACTTACCAGAAGAAGTTCTCTGTTTTCTCTGGTACCTCTGCTCGATCTACACTATTGGCATAACCTTTGATATTCAATGGTTATATCAATATATCAACATGCAACTCACCACCTCTCAAAGAGGTCACAGGGAATGTCTTGCGACATTTCTGACCTGGTTCGCGCCATTATCTGCCTGAAACGGTAAGTTAAGGAAATCAGCAAAAACAACAGATTTATCATTTAAGAAGTTAAAAAGTTAAAGCGATCTCAACTCTTTCTTCAACCCTCACACGATATACTTCTTCCATCGCACTGTTCAAGTCCATCAAAACGGAGGGTCGAGTGTTGACTTAAACTAGCAAGaaacttttaatatattgcCGCTAATCATGGGgtgtttttttgtaaaacaaaacaaaaaattaagtgGTGTGTCTttgacaagaaaataaaaagtatgATTCACCGTTCAGCAGATGGATAATCACAGTTGTTTTCTATTTGAAAATTCGGAAAGTGTCAACCAACTACTAGGTTACGCGAGTTACTTGTCGGTGGTGCCATTCACACATGTAGAACTCTGGAAGATAAGGATGGTTTTTcgcatattttttttgttgtactAGACACTACCTGACGTTTTACAAAAGtattacaataatttttttaattatatgtttaaatGTAATTAATTTGGATGGATTTAAGAAAAAGATTGGTTAGTTATACATGTTTATTATGTTTTGCTTGGACCATCTACAATCCATACACAAATCAATAGTCATAATACATTAGGTTAAAACTTGATATGTTGATTGAAATCTCAATGAACTACAGTTTTGGTAtggattttaatttaaaatgcaTAAATTAAGATGATCGACTATCTTTTGATGAATATTTAATGAGAACTTTTCAATTATGATATTCTTTGAACTATGTAATTATTTCATTAATTCCACTATACACTCTCTACTTTgtcaatatttattataataattccAATTAGTGGATACAATCATTCACTATTCATTTTTTCGATTaaagtttttcatttatttgaacagaTTTCTTATATTGTTGGGGCTATAAAGGTGTAACGGTAGTCTAAAGTTTTCAATACAGAAATAATTAAGCATGATCCGAATGCATTAACTATGAAAACGAAACCCTTCGAATCAGTActaacaaattaattaaaaactcaAACAGAGGTCGCTGTAATGACTTATGTGCTGTCTTTTCTAGAGATTTTTTCTTGGAGATTTTTCTTGTTtagtttatttatcttttttgttGTATATCTTATTGGTGCCTTTGTTTGGTTCAGTTGTATAAATATTTGGTCTACTTTGTCAGGGGCGGAGCTAGGTGACGAGTGGGAGGGGTAGTTGCTccccatgatttttttttgttgctaatgttgtatataatttttagcaATGTCCTTGATGAAAATTTGAATTTGTAACTATATTACTAGTTGGAATATACCGAGCGCTAGAACAGAGAACCAGGTTCAATTATGTGCATTTATCTCTACTCTTCAGCTAGTCTCGGGGTCGGACATAACTACTTGGTCCATCTGCGGAGTGCCTTGCAAATCATTCTCCTCAAAGCTCATCTTGAATGCCATCAGAACTCAGAGACAAAAGAAGGACTGGGCTCCTCTGATTTGGCATAAGGCAGTGATACCTAGACATGCAACAACATCTTGGTTATTCATTCTTAATCGCAATCTTCTCCTCTGCGGTTTGGAACTCGGTCATGGGCAGATTTAACATCGGAACTTGGCCTCAGGCTTGGTTGGATGTTCTCAATTGGTTACCACAAGCTCCAGGTGATAACACACAGAGGACAGCAATTCTTCAGGGCTGGCAAGCCACGATCTATGAGATTTGGCGAGAAAGGAGGCGACTCCACGATGGTCTCACATGGCCTCCTTCTCGTGTTCTAAGGTTCATCCTCTCTTCCCTGCGCGACAAATGCTCGG of the Brassica rapa cultivar Chiifu-401-42 chromosome A03, CAAS_Brap_v3.01, whole genome shotgun sequence genome contains:
- the LOC117133041 gene encoding uncharacterized protein LOC117133041, encoding MMINPKDFPPQEEFLKNNVAHCPKILSQTVDSSGPSQLSQAEKVLNWQTENSLAQNQLLSTINHKVDQLAEEYNSRLLSLQKSITDIHGRLGNLHQEMMTTAKQMMANTTQFRNKEAETTSLKYQLRDLQRCLESMVQNQQANTYFDPLGGTPSSIPMYQGSYSPGFLFGQQTQKTRSPVPSFLSSDEVFTSRYGSTSTNYHTKTTRSKPRRSKESEFQVNPSKKPTLTSSSSHESVEDSKKKENDIGIIKFSMANLLNNLSEIPELPVQKDQQPLSSRQITRISHYSDINSSDYETESNDSSLPRQFAIGEGSSTPKKEPDINEVYSSDEEMNYAPPNQPPNQEIPTKQFSSKIMVFTFDDIPFEKWNDRLDEFHAWMNSEAITSPLQLVIQQFTARLSGALKEWWNSLGEYKQQQVYQTTIPLLLGEIHREFIGTPTHQKEQLQEEFFSAKCCSLRKKDLSKHFERQTRRYYALNGLNNPSLKHVYLSSIDDYLSQQTKLYIRDQGQTIEDISIGQIQQYVFRTLDKLCKQKEFWTEFMDRSKQLSTRFAPSGR